Below is a genomic region from Streptosporangium album.
TTCAGGTCGTGGAACTCCGAGCGCTCGGTCTTGGTGTACTGCACGACGATGGTGGGCGCGCCGAGCTGGCCGCCCTCGGCGGCCATGTCCTTCTTGCCGTCCTGCCAGATCAGCCACTTTTGGGCGGGCTCCGACCAGGCGAAGGTGAAACGGGCCGCCGGGTACTTCACGCTGAACGCCTTCTTGGGCACGCCTCCCTCGGGGGCGTCCCCGAAGGTGAGACCGATGTCCTTGGCCTTGGTCGCCTTGGGCGCCTTGGCCAGCAGTTCTTTGGTGTCGGCGAACAGGTTGTAGGGCGCGTAGCGGCCGGGCTGGCGGAAGTAGGCGCCCGGAGCCCTGCTGTCGGAGACGTCGACCAGTGACGACTGCGCGATGATGGGAAGCATCTTGGTCTGCGCGCCCGAGTAGGCGAAGGCGGGCCTGCCGAACTGCGGCACGATGTGCATGTCGGAGATCCGGGCGCTGCGGACCGGGCCGATCTTGGGCGGGAGCTTCGAGGAGAAGATCGCCATGAGGCGTGTCAGGCCCGCCTCGACCTGTTCGACGTAGACGATGTCGGCACTCTTGAGGCCGAGCTGCGGCTTGCCGGCCGAGGTGTTCTCGATCTTCGCCGCGAGCACGGGTCTGCGGGCGGAGCCGGGCAGGCCCGTGAAGGGATGGGTCGGCTCCTGCGTGGGGACCGGAGTCGGCGCCGAGGCATCGGCGGCCTGCGGGTTCTTCCCCGGCGCGGGCTCGTTGGAGGAGCAGGCCGCGACCGGCGCGAGAACCGCCGCTCCCACCAGCGTAACGGCGATCATCCGGGGCACCCGCACGGCTCATCTCCTCAAATCGGCCTTGAAACGCCCACGAGCTTACCGGTGTCCGACTTATCGGATACCACGCTTCGGATACCCCTCGCCCGCCTGCCGGGCAGCCCGCTCCGTGCGGCCCTATTCGATGGCGAGGGCTTCCGGAGGCGCGTCGTCGATCTCGAAGAAGTCCGGATACTCCGTGTACCCGGCCAGCCGTAACGTGCGGGCCAGCCAGCGGCGCTGGGCGGCCCGGGTCACCCCGACCGCGTTGTTGTAGAAACGGCGCGAGTAGAGCACCTTGGCCACCGCGGTGCCGAGCTCCTCCAGCAGTTCCGGACCGGCCGGGGTGGCGGCCAGCCGGTCGCTGAAGCGCTCCTGGTCGACCACGGCCCGGAGCGTGCGCGACAGGTCGCTCTCGGCGTGCTCGCGCTCGTCGGGCCCCGCCGTACGGGCCTCGTGAGCGGCCGAGGCCAGCACCAGGCTGGTCGCCGGATCCAGGATCCGGGAGGCCGCCAGCTCCAGGCAGACGGCGGTCCGCCGCACCAGGGCGGCGTCCATGGACTCGCGGGCCAGTTCCAGCCGGATGTGGAGCCGGTCCAGCCGGCCCGCCCGCCAGGAGATGTAGACGGCGGTGAGCAGCACGAGCGCGCCCACCACCAGGATCAGCGTGGTGGTCACGGCGTGTCGTCCTCCTCGACTCCGGCTGTGCTCGCCACGGTCTCGTAGACGCGCAGGACGTCGCGGGCGACCGTGGACCAGTCGTACTTCAGGACGGCGTCACGCGCCTCCCTCGACAGTTCGGCCCGGAGCTCGGGGTCGTCGAGCAGCACGGCGGCCTCACGGGCGAGTGACTCCGCGTTGCCGGTCTCGAACAGTGCCCCGGCCTGACCGTCGTTGAGGACCTTCCGGAAGGCCGGGATGTCGCTGGCCAGGATCGCGGCACCGGCCGACATCGCCTCGGTGAGCACGATGCCGAAGCTCTCCCCGCCCAGGTTGGGCGCGCAGAACACGTCCACCGTGTGGTAGGCGCGGACCTTGTCCTCCTCGCTGACCATGCCCAGCAGGTCGATCCGGTCGTGGAAGCGGGCCGGCACCCTCTCCAGCACCTCCTTCTCGTCGCCGGGTCCGGCGAGGAGAAGGCGGAGCCCGGGACGCTCGGCCGCCAGCAGGGTGAACGCCTCCAGCAGGACCGGCAGGCCCTTGCGGGGCTCGTCCATCCGGCCGAGAAAGCCGATCACCTCTCCGTGCTCCCAGCCGGGCAGCGGCTCGGCCTCGCTGTAGCGGCTGACCGTCACCCCGTTGGGGATGAGCACGGCGTCCCCCCCGATGAACTCGACCAGGGTCTTCCTCGCCGCGTCCGACACCGCGATCCGAGCGCTGATCTTCTCCAGCGCGCTCGTGATCACAGGCGAGGCGACCGAGAACGCGCGGGAACGGCCGTAGGAGGCGTGGAAGGTGGCCACGATCGGCCCCCTGGCCACCCAGCAGGCGAGCAGGCCCACCGAGGGGATGAACGGTTCGTGCACGTGCAGCACGTCGAAACGGCCCTCACGCACCCAGCGGCGCACCCGGTTGGCCGACAGGAACCCGAACGACATCCTGGCCACCGACCCGTTGAAGGGGACGGGGACGGCGCGGCCGACAGAGGTCACGTAGGCGGGCAGCGCCGCGTCGTCGCCCGCCGGCGCGATCACCTGGACCTGGTGGCCGTCCTCGATCAGGGCTTCGGCGAGGTCGCGGATGTGCACCTGCACGCCACCCGGCACGTCCCACATGTAGGGACAGACGATGCCGATCCTCATTGCTCCCTCACCGCTCCCCGCCCACTCCGCGCGGAGCCGGGCTCGTCGTGCTCCCGGCCCGGCCGAGCCTTCTCAGTCACGTGGCTCCAGGTCCTCAAGCCAGAGTCGCTGGAGCATGTGCCAGTCCTGGGGGTGCTCGGAGATGCCCTTCTCGAAGACGGTTGCCAGGCTCTGCATGACGGCGGCCACCTTCTCCTTCCGGGTGCCCTCCGCGGGCACCACGATCTCGTCGTGGAAGTGGACCACCCAGTCGTCCCCTTTGAAGGAGAGGATCGCCGGGATCAGGGCCGCTCCGGTGTGCACCGCCAGCAGGCCGGGCCCGGCGGGCATGCGCGTGGCCGAACCGAAGAACTGCACCTCGACGCCCTTGGCGGTCAGATCGCGTTCGGCGGGCAGGGCGACCGGGCGGCCGGCCCGCA
It encodes:
- a CDS encoding DUF3048 domain-containing protein — protein: MRVPRMIAVTLVGAAVLAPVAACSSNEPAPGKNPQAADASAPTPVPTQEPTHPFTGLPGSARRPVLAAKIENTSAGKPQLGLKSADIVYVEQVEAGLTRLMAIFSSKLPPKIGPVRSARISDMHIVPQFGRPAFAYSGAQTKMLPIIAQSSLVDVSDSRAPGAYFRQPGRYAPYNLFADTKELLAKAPKATKAKDIGLTFGDAPEGGVPKKAFSVKYPAARFTFAWSEPAQKWLIWQDGKKDMAAEGGQLGAPTIVVQYTKTERSEFHDLNQSYTPLVHTTGEGSAIVLRDGQAFKAKWSRETEKDGTVFTTEAGDPMNFAPGQVWVVLASRKPVIP
- a CDS encoding glycosyltransferase family 4 protein — translated: MRIGIVCPYMWDVPGGVQVHIRDLAEALIEDGHQVQVIAPAGDDAALPAYVTSVGRAVPVPFNGSVARMSFGFLSANRVRRWVREGRFDVLHVHEPFIPSVGLLACWVARGPIVATFHASYGRSRAFSVASPVITSALEKISARIAVSDAARKTLVEFIGGDAVLIPNGVTVSRYSEAEPLPGWEHGEVIGFLGRMDEPRKGLPVLLEAFTLLAAERPGLRLLLAGPGDEKEVLERVPARFHDRIDLLGMVSEEDKVRAYHTVDVFCAPNLGGESFGIVLTEAMSAGAAILASDIPAFRKVLNDGQAGALFETGNAESLAREAAVLLDDPELRAELSREARDAVLKYDWSTVARDVLRVYETVASTAGVEEDDTP